A single region of the Oncorhynchus keta strain PuntledgeMale-10-30-2019 chromosome 4, Oket_V2, whole genome shotgun sequence genome encodes:
- the hs3st1 gene encoding heparan sulfate glucosamine 3-O-sulfotransferase 1, with protein MAAFFFGLLLFAMQPPPIPSRPAERADRGPPPSPTASSPLALNDTGATGHPNGTFKQLPHIIIIGVRKGGTRALIEMLSLHSAVAAAENEVHFFDWESHFQKGIPWYLSQMPFALPDQLTVEKTPAYFTSSKVPERIHAMNPGIKLLLILRDPTERVLSDYTQVFYNRLQKHKRYQPIESLLVKDGKINLGYKALNRSLYHLHLQNWLRYFPLESIHVVDGDKLIRDPFPEMKRVERFLNLEPQINASNFYFNKTKGFYCLRDHGRERCLHDSKGRAHPHVAPAILHKLYRFFHEPNRKFFELVGRTFNWN; from the coding sequence ATGGCGGCCTTTTTCTTCGGGCTGCTTCTCTTCGCGATGCAGCCCCCCCCTATCCCCTCCAGGCCCGCGGAGAGGGCTGACCGGGGACCCCCTCCGTCCCCCACCGCTTCTTCCCCACTGGCCCTCAATGACACCGGGGCCACCGGCCACCCCAACGGAACCTTCAAGCAGTTGcctcacatcatcatcatcggcGTGAGGAAGGGCGGCACACGGGCGCTCATCGAGATGCTCAGCCTGCACAGTGCGGTAGCGGCGGCCGAGAACGAGGTGCATTTTTTTGACTGGGAGAGTCACTTCCAGAAGGGCATACCCTGGTATCTCAGCCAGATGCCCTTCGCCCTCCCTGACCAGCTGACTGTGGAGAAAACCCCTGCCTACTTCACCTCCAGCAAGGTGCCTGAACGCATCCACGCCATGAACCCAGGCATCAAGCTGCTGCTCATTCTCCGGGACCCAACCGAGCGGGTTCTGTCGGACTACACCCAAGTCTTCTACAACCGTCTGCAGAAGCACAAGCGCTACCAGCCCATTGAGTCGTTGCTTGTGAAGGACGGGAAGATCAACCTAGGATACAAAGCTCTCAACCGTAGCCTGTATCACCTGCACCTTCAGAACTGGCTGCGTTACTTCCCCCTAGAGAGCATCCATGTTGTGGACGGGGATAAGCTGATCAGGGACCCCTTCCCGGAGATGAAGAGAGTGGAGAGGTTCCTGAATCTAGAACCGCAGATAAACGCATCTAACTTCTACTTTAACAAGACTAAAGGCTTCTACTGCCTGAGGGACCACGGGCGAGAGCGTTGTTTACATGACTCTAAGGGCAGGGCGCACCCTCACGTGGCTCCCGCCATCCTCCACAAACTCTACCGATTCTTTCATGAACCCAATAGGAAGTTCTTTGAGCTTGTGGGCCGAACATTCAACTGGAACTGA